One stretch of Streptomyces sp. 135 DNA includes these proteins:
- a CDS encoding XRE family transcriptional regulator, producing the protein MTTEGSRLPREWVAAALRRERAKAGISLSELAKRAGIAKSTLSQLEAATGNPGIETLWALAVALGVPFSVLVESPAPAVTVIRAGEGPSMRAEGAPYVGTLLSAGPTGARRDIYHGAMEPGAARESEPHIPGSVEHIVISTGRLLAGPREETVELAAGDYMSYRGDVPHLYRALEPGTTFVLIMQHV; encoded by the coding sequence GTGACGACCGAAGGGTCCCGCCTGCCGCGCGAGTGGGTCGCCGCGGCCCTGCGCCGCGAGCGCGCCAAGGCCGGGATCTCCCTCTCCGAACTGGCCAAACGCGCCGGTATCGCGAAGTCCACGCTCTCCCAGCTGGAGGCGGCCACCGGCAACCCCGGCATCGAGACGCTCTGGGCGCTGGCCGTGGCGCTCGGCGTGCCGTTCAGCGTGCTCGTGGAGTCGCCGGCCCCGGCGGTGACCGTGATCCGCGCGGGCGAGGGCCCGTCCATGCGGGCCGAGGGCGCGCCGTACGTGGGCACACTGCTCTCGGCGGGCCCGACCGGCGCGCGGCGCGACATCTACCACGGGGCGATGGAGCCGGGGGCGGCGCGCGAGTCCGAACCGCACATCCCCGGCTCGGTCGAACACATCGTCATCAGCACGGGCCGCCTCCTCGCGGGCCCGCGCGAGGAGACGGTGGAGCTGGCCGCCGGGGACTACATGTCGTACCGGGGGGACGTGCCGCATCTCTACCGGGCCCTGGAGCCCGGCACGACGTTCGTGCTGATCATGCAGCACGTCTGA
- a CDS encoding menaquinone biosynthesis protein: MPDSRRTPRPRVGHIQFLNCMPLYWGLARTGTLLDFELTKDTPEKLSEQLVRGELDIAPVTLVEFLRNADDLVAFPDLAVGCDGPVMSCVIVSQVPLDQLDGARVALGSTSRTSVRLAQLLLAERYGVRPDYYSCPPDLGLMMREADAAVLIGDAALRANLIDAPRLGLDVYDLGQMWKEWTGLPFVFAVWAARRDYAAREPEVVRQVHQAFLSSRDLSLKEVTKVAEQAARWESFDAEVLERYFTTLDFRFGAAQLEGVTEFARRVGPTTGFPADVDVRLLEA; this comes from the coding sequence CTGCCCGACTCCCGTCGCACTCCTCGGCCGCGCGTCGGCCACATCCAGTTCCTGAACTGCATGCCCTTGTACTGGGGGCTCGCACGGACCGGGACTCTCCTCGACTTCGAGCTGACGAAGGACACCCCCGAGAAGCTCAGCGAGCAGCTCGTGCGGGGCGAGCTCGACATCGCCCCCGTCACCCTCGTCGAGTTCCTCAGGAACGCGGACGACCTCGTCGCCTTCCCCGACCTCGCGGTCGGCTGCGACGGCCCCGTCATGTCCTGCGTGATCGTCTCGCAGGTGCCGCTGGACCAGCTTGACGGGGCGCGCGTCGCGCTCGGCTCGACCTCGCGCACGTCCGTACGGCTCGCGCAGCTGCTGCTCGCCGAGCGCTACGGCGTACGGCCCGACTACTACTCCTGCCCGCCCGACCTGGGCCTGATGATGCGGGAGGCGGACGCCGCCGTCCTCATCGGCGACGCCGCGCTGCGCGCGAACCTGATCGACGCGCCCCGGCTCGGGCTCGACGTGTACGACCTGGGCCAGATGTGGAAGGAGTGGACGGGCCTGCCGTTCGTCTTCGCCGTCTGGGCCGCCCGGCGCGACTACGCGGCGCGTGAGCCGGAGGTGGTGCGCCAGGTGCACCAGGCCTTCCTCTCCTCCCGCGACCTCTCCCTCAAGGAGGTCACGAAGGTCGCCGAGCAGGCCGCCCGCTGGGAGTCCTTCGACGCCGAGGTCCTGGAGCGGTACTTCACGACACTGGACTTCCGCTTCGGTGCCGCGCAGCTGGAGGGCGTCACCGAGTTCGCCCGCCGGGTCGGCCCGACGACGGGCTTCCCGGCGGACGTCGACGTACGGCTGTTGGAGGCCTGA
- a CDS encoding cold-shock protein, with protein MATGTVKWFNAEKGFGFIAQEGGGPDVFVHYSAINANGFRSLEENQAVSFDVTQGPKGPQAENVTPM; from the coding sequence ATGGCTACCGGAACCGTGAAGTGGTTCAACGCTGAAAAGGGCTTTGGCTTCATCGCCCAGGAAGGCGGCGGCCCGGACGTCTTCGTCCACTACTCCGCGATCAACGCGAACGGCTTCCGCTCCCTCGAGGAGAACCAGGCCGTCAGCTTCGACGTGACGCAGGGCCCGAAGGGTCCGCAGGCGGAGAACGTCACCCCGATGTGA
- a CDS encoding long-chain fatty acid--CoA ligase, whose translation MERTRNHLHHPVTPTELPETLGLLAEWAAERYGTLPALRYRRDGAWTTLSYTGLRDAARRVGRGLIALGVRPGDRVAILAETRPEWTCAHFGAFAAGAVVVPVYPTAGDDEVAWVLDDSGAAVVLCEGEAQTAKVERLRGQGRLPGVRQVVPLTQPGGGPAASDEALLESARGRAAADPATIIYTSGTTGLPKGCLLTHGNLLAVQRATVPVVDGGPGDSTYLYLPLAHLLAQLIEFTTLLQGGELTFFGGRVEDVVAELAEARPTHLPSVPRLFEKVRSVVLSLAEAHQGGRGRFEEAIRIGVLAAEGTLPPELRDAYEEADKALYSLVRQALGGRVRRALTGGAPIAPDTIDFLRACGVPVFEGYGMTESAGVLTLNVPGAVRYGTVGRPVDGAEIRIAEDGEVLARGPMVFPGYHGDPDATRAALDDEGWLHTGDLGKLDEDGYLTITGRKKDLIITSAGKNLTPSLSELAVQNSRFVSRAVMVGDHRPHPVALITLDTEEVTGWAAREGVTLTEPLSRDPRVRALVQEAVDAANATVSRPARLRAFAVLDEDFTVEGGLLTPSLKVRRRAVTERYADVVEGLYAGAASSSQP comes from the coding sequence ATGGAGCGGACTCGGAACCACCTGCACCATCCCGTGACGCCGACCGAACTGCCGGAGACCCTGGGCCTGTTGGCGGAGTGGGCGGCCGAACGGTACGGCACGCTGCCCGCCCTGCGGTACCGGCGCGACGGGGCGTGGACCACGCTCTCCTACACCGGTCTGCGGGACGCCGCGCGCCGCGTGGGCCGTGGCCTGATCGCGCTCGGCGTGCGCCCCGGCGACCGCGTGGCGATCCTCGCGGAGACCCGCCCGGAGTGGACGTGCGCCCACTTCGGCGCGTTCGCGGCAGGCGCGGTCGTCGTGCCGGTCTACCCGACGGCGGGCGACGACGAGGTCGCGTGGGTCCTGGACGACTCGGGCGCGGCGGTGGTGCTCTGCGAGGGCGAGGCGCAGACGGCGAAGGTCGAACGGCTGCGGGGACAGGGGCGGCTGCCCGGGGTGCGGCAGGTGGTGCCGCTGACGCAGCCGGGCGGGGGACCTGCCGCCTCGGACGAAGCCCTCCTGGAGAGCGCGCGAGGGCGGGCGGCGGCGGATCCGGCCACCATCATCTACACCTCCGGCACCACGGGCCTGCCCAAGGGCTGCCTGCTCACGCACGGGAACCTGCTCGCCGTGCAGCGCGCCACCGTGCCGGTCGTCGACGGCGGCCCCGGCGACTCCACGTACCTCTACCTGCCGCTCGCCCATCTCCTGGCCCAGCTCATCGAGTTCACGACGCTCCTCCAGGGCGGCGAGCTGACCTTCTTCGGCGGGCGCGTCGAGGACGTCGTGGCCGAACTCGCCGAGGCGCGGCCCACCCATCTGCCGTCCGTGCCCCGCCTCTTCGAGAAGGTGCGCTCGGTCGTGCTGTCCCTGGCCGAGGCGCACCAGGGCGGACGCGGACGCTTCGAGGAGGCCATTCGCATCGGGGTCCTGGCCGCCGAGGGCACGCTGCCGCCCGAGCTGCGGGACGCGTACGAGGAAGCCGACAAGGCTCTTTACAGCCTGGTCCGGCAGGCGCTCGGCGGCCGGGTCAGGCGGGCGCTGACCGGCGGCGCGCCCATCGCGCCGGACACCATCGACTTCCTGCGGGCCTGCGGCGTTCCCGTCTTCGAGGGGTACGGCATGACCGAGTCGGCCGGGGTCCTCACCCTCAACGTGCCGGGAGCCGTGCGGTACGGCACCGTCGGCCGGCCCGTGGACGGCGCCGAGATCCGGATCGCCGAGGACGGCGAGGTCCTCGCCCGGGGCCCCATGGTCTTCCCCGGCTACCACGGCGACCCCGATGCCACGCGCGCCGCCCTGGACGACGAGGGCTGGCTGCACACCGGAGACCTGGGGAAGCTGGACGAGGACGGCTACCTCACGATAACCGGCCGCAAGAAGGACCTCATCATCACCTCCGCGGGCAAGAACCTCACGCCGTCGCTCAGTGAACTCGCCGTCCAGAACTCGCGGTTCGTCTCCCGCGCCGTGATGGTCGGCGACCACCGCCCGCACCCCGTGGCGCTGATCACCCTGGACACGGAGGAGGTCACCGGCTGGGCCGCGCGCGAGGGCGTGACCCTGACCGAGCCGCTCTCCCGCGACCCCCGGGTCCGCGCCCTCGTCCAGGAGGCCGTGGACGCCGCCAACGCCACGGTCTCGCGCCCGGCCCGGCTGCGCGCGTTCGCCGTACTCGACGAGGACTTCACGGTGGAGGGCGGCCTGCTCACGCCGAGCCTGAAGGTGCGCAGACGGGCGGTCACCGAGCGGTACGCGGACGTGGTCGAGGGCCTGTACGCAGGCGCCGCCTCGTCGAGTCAGCCCTAG
- a CDS encoding AzlD domain-containing protein, with protein sequence MNATLACVLVLAAGTYAFRLAGPVLHGRVELPARVQELLTVGATVLLVALLATGALTQGQEFAGWARPAGVVVGGVLAWRRAPFAVVVVGAAAATGLLRLAGVA encoded by the coding sequence GTGAACGCCACGCTCGCCTGTGTCCTCGTCCTCGCCGCCGGGACGTACGCCTTCCGGCTGGCCGGGCCCGTACTGCACGGCCGCGTCGAACTGCCCGCCCGGGTCCAGGAGTTGCTGACCGTGGGGGCCACGGTGCTGCTCGTCGCGCTGCTCGCCACGGGGGCGCTCACGCAGGGCCAGGAGTTCGCGGGCTGGGCGCGGCCGGCCGGTGTCGTGGTCGGCGGTGTCCTCGCCTGGCGCCGGGCGCCCTTCGCGGTGGTCGTGGTGGGCGCGGCGGCGGCGACGGGGCTGCTGCGGCTGGCGGGGGTGGCCTAG